From a region of the Paenibacillus sp. FSL R10-2734 genome:
- a CDS encoding YlaH-like family protein has translation MQVWFADHPIIAYIVIFILLTFVYNQVFRVNQKLSIGKEIMLYIMMAIGSGMLLIFQHDKLPIIQCLLVAVGLMLMVRIRYIVEARQKRKAAAAAKRQ, from the coding sequence ATGCAGGTCTGGTTTGCTGATCATCCAATTATCGCTTATATTGTTATTTTTATATTGCTTACGTTTGTTTACAACCAGGTATTTCGTGTGAATCAAAAATTATCGATTGGCAAAGAGATCATGTTGTACATAATGATGGCGATTGGCTCCGGAATGCTCCTTATTTTCCAGCACGATAAACTTCCGATTATCCAATGCCTGCTTGTTGCTGTCGGATTAATGCTGATGGTAAGGATACGTTATATCGTAGAAGCCCGACAGAAGAGAAAGGCTGCAGCTGCAGCAAAAAGACAGTAA
- a CDS encoding PhoH family protein, whose product MNKIFVLDTNVLLHDPNSIFSFKEHEVVIPAVVLEEIDSKKRNADEIGRNARTVSRLLDGLRELGHLHSGVELEHGGKLKVELNHRSFVKVQEMFGEVSNDNRILAVALNYLIEEKEKPDPRPVVLVSKDVLVRIKADVLGITPEDYLSDRTGDLNELYTGYQSLQVHPALIDEYYSHRSLTVKQLALSYPLYPHEFVILKDEIGSGKSALLKVNSDATRLEPLYLGNDSVWGISARNAQQRMALELLLNDEIPLVTITGKAGTGKTLLALAAGLFKVEDEHKYKKLLIARPVVPMGKDIGYLPGEKDEKLRPWMQPIYDNLEFLFDTKKAGDIDKILMGLGSIQVEALTYIRGRSIPSQFIIIDEAQNLSRHEVKTIVSRAGEGSKVILMGDPEQIDHPYLDAASNGLSYIVEKFKQQGISGHITLEKGERSRLAQLAADLL is encoded by the coding sequence ATGAACAAAATATTTGTGCTAGATACCAACGTGCTTTTGCACGACCCCAATTCGATTTTCTCTTTCAAGGAGCATGAGGTGGTTATTCCGGCGGTTGTGCTGGAAGAAATCGACTCCAAGAAGCGCAATGCTGACGAAATCGGTCGGAATGCCCGCACGGTTTCCCGATTGCTTGATGGACTTCGTGAACTAGGTCATTTGCATAGTGGTGTGGAACTGGAGCATGGAGGCAAGCTGAAGGTAGAACTTAACCATCGCAGTTTTGTGAAGGTACAGGAAATGTTTGGCGAGGTATCTAACGACAATCGGATTTTGGCTGTAGCTCTCAATTATTTAATTGAAGAGAAAGAGAAGCCTGATCCGCGTCCCGTAGTGCTTGTGAGTAAGGATGTGCTGGTACGTATTAAAGCGGATGTGCTAGGAATTACGCCAGAGGATTATTTGTCAGATCGTACTGGAGATTTAAATGAATTATACACTGGTTACCAATCTCTGCAGGTTCATCCGGCATTGATTGATGAATATTACAGTCACCGTTCTTTAACGGTTAAACAGCTCGCGTTGTCGTATCCGCTCTATCCTCATGAATTTGTAATTCTAAAGGATGAGATTGGCAGCGGCAAATCGGCTCTTCTCAAAGTAAATAGTGATGCAACCCGTCTGGAGCCGCTCTATTTGGGCAATGATTCGGTTTGGGGGATCAGCGCCCGAAATGCTCAACAACGAATGGCATTGGAGCTACTTCTAAATGATGAGATCCCACTTGTGACGATTACAGGTAAGGCAGGAACCGGAAAGACGTTATTGGCGCTTGCCGCCGGACTATTCAAAGTTGAGGATGAACATAAATACAAGAAATTGCTTATTGCCCGTCCGGTGGTGCCTATGGGTAAGGATATCGGTTATTTGCCCGGAGAAAAGGATGAGAAGCTCAGACCCTGGATGCAGCCTATTTATGATAATCTGGAGTTTCTGTTCGATACCAAAAAAGCTGGAGATATTGATAAAATATTAATGGGCCTAGGCAGTATACAGGTAGAAGCCTTAACTTATATTCGTGGACGTTCAATCCCTTCACAGTTCATTATTATTGATGAGGCTCAGAACCTTTCCCGTCATGAGGTGAAGACTATCGTCTCCAGAGCGGGTGAAGGAAGTAAGGTTATTCTTATGGGCGATCCGGAGCAAATCGATCATCCATATCTGGATGCTGCGAGCAATGGACTTAGTTATATCGTCGAGAAGTTTAAGCAGCAAGGGATTAGCGGACATATTACTTTGGAAAAAGGTGAGCGTTCCCGTCTGGCCCAACTGGCCGCGGACCTACTCTAA
- a CDS encoding pyridoxamine 5'-phosphate oxidase family protein translates to MSEAVAQLNETLLSMLQSETFVLLNTVDAESGGPTSTAISWIYAVSPSTVRLAVDHRSRLVNNMKLNPLVTITVFGEGTVHAVNGSAVVRQDPLQDVPFKMCCFDVEIMAVRNALFYGAQLESAPRYAKVYDGRAAEKLDGQVFAAMKKA, encoded by the coding sequence ATGTCCGAAGCCGTTGCTCAGCTAAATGAAACCTTGCTATCGATGCTGCAATCGGAAACTTTTGTTCTTCTCAACACAGTTGATGCGGAATCAGGAGGTCCTACGTCCACGGCTATTTCGTGGATTTATGCAGTTAGTCCTAGTACTGTGCGTCTGGCTGTAGATCATCGTTCCAGACTCGTGAACAACATGAAGCTTAACCCGTTAGTGACCATTACTGTGTTTGGTGAGGGTACTGTCCATGCCGTTAACGGCAGTGCCGTTGTTAGGCAGGATCCACTTCAGGATGTGCCTTTCAAGATGTGCTGTTTTGATGTTGAAATAATGGCGGTGCGTAACGCGCTTTTTTACGGCGCGCAGCTTGAATCCGCCCCAAGATATGCAAAGGTTTATGATGGACGTGCCGCTGAGAAGCTGGACGGACAAGTATTTGCTGCCATGAAAAAAGCCTAG
- a CDS encoding LCP family protein, which translates to MSTRNSSLPPRASGQQPNNRKQPVKGAPKKKKKKPQKRGFFGRLVRILLTLLIVAILGVLGYGGYLYWKLENGVFNAGVKGTVAPGHSATEKPLTMLILGTDNRPKHESRLTDVIMVATLNPKTKSATIVSLPRDTLVELNGYKKTKINEFYARFKGKEKSSGILAEDEMKTMMSKYLDIDVNYTTILDFQGFRDVVDELGGVKVNISENMCYTDTVDGTNINLKKGPAELDGDKALDYVRYRKSNCKPKTKGSDDFDRNKRQNEVLHSLVDQMQSLGGVLKIGKVLDAVGNNMKTDIENSQIKDMIATYWKISKENIEFKPVTGTWRSPYVYINNEELDAAKKSLQDRLAGVSATSASESNETP; encoded by the coding sequence ATGAGTACACGAAACAGCAGTTTACCTCCAAGAGCAAGTGGTCAACAACCTAATAATAGAAAACAGCCTGTAAAGGGTGCTCCTAAGAAAAAAAAGAAGAAACCGCAAAAGAGAGGCTTTTTTGGCAGATTAGTTAGAATCTTATTGACCTTGCTCATTGTTGCGATTCTTGGCGTATTGGGCTATGGGGGCTATCTGTATTGGAAGCTTGAGAATGGTGTTTTTAATGCAGGTGTTAAAGGAACGGTTGCCCCAGGACATTCAGCTACAGAAAAGCCACTGACGATGCTTATACTGGGTACGGATAATAGACCTAAGCATGAATCTAGATTGACAGACGTTATTATGGTTGCAACACTTAATCCTAAGACAAAATCAGCAACCATTGTCTCCCTTCCACGCGATACCTTAGTTGAGCTCAATGGATACAAGAAAACGAAGATTAACGAATTCTATGCTCGCTTCAAGGGTAAGGAGAAATCCTCTGGCATTTTGGCAGAAGATGAGATGAAGACGATGATGAGTAAATATCTAGACATTGACGTAAATTATACAACGATTCTGGATTTTCAAGGCTTCCGTGATGTGGTAGACGAGCTTGGCGGAGTCAAAGTTAACATTAGCGAAAATATGTGTTATACAGACACCGTAGACGGTACGAATATCAATCTGAAAAAAGGTCCAGCAGAGCTTGATGGAGATAAGGCGCTAGATTATGTGCGATACCGTAAGTCTAATTGTAAGCCTAAGACTAAGGGCTCTGATGATTTTGATCGGAACAAACGCCAGAATGAGGTCCTTCATTCTCTGGTAGATCAGATGCAATCGCTTGGTGGCGTATTAAAAATTGGTAAGGTGCTTGACGCAGTGGGCAATAACATGAAGACTGATATCGAGAATTCGCAAATTAAAGACATGATTGCGACTTATTGGAAGATTTCCAAAGAGAATATCGAATTCAAGCCCGTGACTGGAACGTGGCGAAGTCCGTATGTATATATTAATAATGAGGAACTTGACGCTGCCAAGAAAAGCCTACAGGATCGGTTAGCAGGAGTTTCTGCTACCTCCGCTTCGGAATCCAATGAGACGCCTTAA
- a CDS encoding YhcN/YlaJ family sporulation lipoprotein, with product MRKSICLLLVLLLLTSCGIANKKTSPSPQNKQSANAVKDTGNHEVRQLSNDGATNPKATSKAGQAVSVKGESEIALKDHFEQLAKRVPGVNGAHCVVMNKVAIVGLDVEGSLGRSRVGSIKYSVAEAIRKDPRSVRALVTADMDLSSRLAEMSRHISEGHPISGFSSELADIIGRIMPQLPEDTKPIKNAQ from the coding sequence ATGAGAAAATCAATATGTCTGTTGCTGGTACTGCTGCTACTGACAAGCTGCGGTATCGCTAATAAAAAGACATCACCCTCTCCTCAGAATAAACAATCTGCGAATGCTGTAAAGGATACGGGGAACCATGAGGTTCGGCAATTGTCCAATGATGGTGCGACTAATCCTAAAGCCACCTCAAAAGCTGGTCAAGCCGTCAGTGTTAAGGGTGAAAGTGAAATTGCACTTAAAGACCATTTTGAACAGTTGGCCAAAAGAGTTCCCGGTGTGAATGGCGCACATTGTGTAGTTATGAACAAGGTTGCCATTGTAGGTCTTGACGTAGAAGGTTCTCTAGGTCGGTCACGTGTAGGAAGCATTAAATATTCAGTGGCAGAAGCGATCCGCAAAGATCCAAGAAGTGTACGGGCCTTGGTCACAGCCGATATGGATCTCTCAAGCAGATTAGCGGAAATGAGCCGCCATATCTCTGAGGGACATCCGATTTCCGGATTCTCATCCGAACTGGCTGATATCATCGGACGAATCATGCCGCAGTTGCCAGAGGATACTAAGCCGATTAAAAATGCTCAGTAG